Proteins found in one uncultured Desulfuromonas sp. genomic segment:
- a CDS encoding ABC transporter ATP-binding protein, which translates to MEPLIDIDNLSYAIGGQPILHDISAAFETGLIHGIIGPNGAGKSTLLRNLCRIWEPAGGSVMLNGRDLRHFRRRELSQMITLVPQESRVDFSIRVFDFIAMGRHSHLGRFSWLGRHDLGIIEQAMEVTATQPFKDRVINQLSGGESQLVSIARALVTEAPIILLDEPTSSLDIQHKLQIMELLTRLKAQGKTILMSLHDLDLARRYCDTLMLLQSGRLYCHAPTEQAFQTAHIRQVFHVDIEESETPHGVSLLFYA; encoded by the coding sequence ATGGAACCCCTGATCGACATCGACAACCTCAGCTATGCCATTGGCGGCCAGCCGATTCTGCATGACATCAGCGCGGCGTTTGAAACCGGCCTGATCCACGGCATTATCGGGCCGAATGGGGCGGGCAAGTCGACGTTGCTGCGCAACTTGTGCCGGATCTGGGAACCGGCAGGCGGCTCGGTAATGCTGAATGGTCGCGACCTGCGCCACTTTCGCCGCCGCGAGCTGAGCCAGATGATCACTCTGGTGCCGCAGGAGTCGCGGGTCGATTTTTCCATTCGCGTGTTTGATTTTATTGCCATGGGTCGCCACTCCCATTTAGGGCGTTTTTCGTGGCTGGGCCGGCACGATCTCGGCATCATTGAGCAGGCCATGGAGGTGACCGCCACCCAGCCGTTCAAAGATCGGGTGATTAATCAACTGTCCGGCGGCGAAAGCCAACTGGTGAGCATTGCCCGCGCTCTGGTAACGGAAGCGCCGATCATCCTGCTGGATGAACCGACCAGTTCGCTGGACATCCAACACAAGTTGCAGATTATGGAGCTGCTGACGCGGCTCAAGGCGCAGGGCAAAACCATTTTGATGAGTCTTCACGATCTCGATCTGGCGCGGCGCTATTGTGACACCCTGATGTTATTGCAGAGCGGTCGTTTGTATTGCCACGCACCGACGGAACAAGCGTTTCAGACGGCGCACATTCGCCAGGTTTTTCATGTTGATATTGAGGAAAGCGAGACGCCGCACGGCGTGTCTCTGTTGTTCTATGCATAA
- a CDS encoding lysozyme inhibitor LprI family protein, producing the protein MRIIVSIAIACLYLVLHGVSAQAFDYKKADAFPALRDFATVSDFEKFYGEYTQTCLDNSYGGTRGIPCFIGSELWDRELNDYYHALYNTLDKQGQEALKQSQRAWLKERDLSIDFNTLLLNQKYSTRSGTMFLLMRAGDAEELTQDIVKQRALQLKKWLEFCSND; encoded by the coding sequence ATGAGAATCATTGTATCAATTGCCATTGCCTGTCTTTATCTTGTTCTCCACGGCGTCTCTGCCCAGGCCTTTGACTATAAGAAAGCCGATGCGTTCCCTGCGTTGCGCGACTTCGCAACGGTCAGCGATTTTGAAAAATTCTATGGCGAATACACCCAGACCTGTCTGGATAACTCCTACGGAGGGACCCGTGGAATTCCCTGCTTTATCGGTTCTGAACTCTGGGATCGGGAGCTGAACGATTACTATCACGCGCTTTACAACACACTGGATAAACAAGGCCAGGAGGCGTTGAAACAATCGCAACGAGCCTGGCTCAAAGAGCGGGACCTGAGCATTGATTTCAACACCCTGCTGCTCAATCAGAAATATTCCACACGTTCTGGGACAATGTTTTTATTGATGAGAGCAGGCGATGCCGAAGAACTGACCCAGGACATTGTGAAACAACGTGCGTTACAGCTTAAAAAATGGCTGGAGTTCTGTTCAAACGATTAG
- a CDS encoding RDD family protein, producing MMEREYAGFWVRSVATLIDMLILSIVTGIPLTIIYGQDYWRDQQMIHGFWQVMISYVFPLLATIWFWRRYRGTPGKMAFRLNVVDAQTGGALTVGQSVLRNIGYVVSALPMMLGYLWVGVDRRKQGFHDKMAGSVVVRELGKEPVRFEE from the coding sequence ATGATGGAACGGGAATATGCCGGTTTTTGGGTGCGCAGTGTTGCAACCCTGATTGATATGCTGATCCTGTCCATTGTGACGGGGATTCCATTGACCATCATCTATGGCCAGGACTACTGGCGTGACCAACAGATGATTCACGGCTTTTGGCAAGTGATGATCAGTTATGTGTTTCCTTTGCTGGCGACAATCTGGTTCTGGCGTCGCTATCGCGGTACGCCGGGCAAGATGGCCTTTCGGCTCAATGTCGTTGATGCCCAAACAGGTGGAGCGCTGACTGTGGGGCAGTCTGTTTTGCGCAACATTGGCTATGTTGTGTCCGCTCTGCCGATGATGCTGGGTTATCTCTGGGTTGGTGTTGACCGGCGTAAACAAGGGTTTCACGATAAAATGGCGGGTTCTGTGGTTGTTCGCGAATTGGGTAAAGAGCCGGTGAGATTTGAAGAATGA
- a CDS encoding cytochrome c oxidase assembly factor Coa1 family protein has translation MDFTIENNSGQGKNSTLPPEIKGWNWGAFFLNWIWGIGNSTFIALLMFVPIVNFAMPFVLGAKGNKWAWQNRTWRSVEHFKKSQKRWGIAGLLLVCVGLPALILSISMGMKSSDAYTMSLAQLQHNQRVIKLLGEPVEAGFFVSGNISVSTAGGQASLGYSVSGPKGEATAYVYAIKELGVWKLIELGVYSEALQRRIILIVDGENVDVSQEESLIQHNKVGG, from the coding sequence ATGGATTTTACAATTGAAAACAATTCCGGCCAGGGGAAAAACAGCACACTTCCACCTGAAATCAAAGGGTGGAACTGGGGGGCTTTTTTTCTCAACTGGATCTGGGGCATCGGCAACAGCACCTTTATTGCCTTGCTGATGTTTGTGCCCATTGTCAATTTTGCCATGCCGTTTGTTCTGGGCGCCAAAGGCAATAAATGGGCGTGGCAAAACCGGACGTGGCGCAGCGTCGAACATTTCAAAAAAAGCCAGAAGCGTTGGGGGATTGCCGGACTCCTCCTCGTGTGCGTGGGCTTGCCGGCGTTGATTCTTTCCATCTCCATGGGCATGAAAAGCAGCGATGCCTACACGATGTCGCTGGCACAGCTTCAGCACAATCAACGCGTGATCAAACTGTTGGGTGAACCTGTTGAGGCGGGCTTTTTTGTTTCCGGAAATATTTCCGTCAGCACCGCTGGTGGGCAGGCTTCACTTGGCTACTCGGTCAGTGGTCCCAAAGGTGAAGCAACGGCCTATGTGTATGCCATCAAGGAGTTGGGCGTGTGGAAGCTGATAGAGCTTGGGGTGTACTCTGAAGCCTTGCAGCGGCGGATAATCCTGATTGTCGATGGCGAGAACGTTGACGTTTCGCAGGAAGAATCCCTTATTCAGCACAATAAGGTGGGGGGATGA